GTTGACGTCCTGCGCCAGGTCGAAGGCAGGCGCCGGCGCGGCCGCCACGGCAGCGGCGCCGGCAGCGAAAGCCAGCGCCGGCGCGCCGGAAAACGCGCAGGCGCCCAGCACCAGTGCGCAAATGGTTTGTTTCACGAACATCGGGGCTCCAGTCATTTCTTCAGCAGCTTGTCGACCGACTTCTGCGTTTCGGGGTGATAACGCGCGCGCGCCTTGGCGAACACGCCCCTGGCCCAGGCCGCATCCTGCGGGTTCTTCAGCAGCGCGGCGTACAGCGGCACCACGAACTTCTGGCGGCCCACGCTCATCAGGAACGTCTCGAGCTGGTCGCGCACGTTGTAACCGGCATGCACGGATGCCAGGTAGAAGCGGTAGGCAATCTCGTTGTTCTTGCTGGTCTTCAGCGCGAACGTCTGGTCGAGCTCGCGCAACTGGGCGGCGCTGGCCTTGTTGTCGATGTCGTTCAGGAAGTGCATCCACTCGGCGGCGCCCCAGCTGCGCGCCGTCAGGTCGGCCGTCGCCTGTTCGCCTTTCAGCCACGTGGCGCGCTGGGCATCCACGGCCTGGAAGCGCTGCGACACCACGCGCTGCGCGGCGGCCGGAATGCCGGCGCCATACAGCCATTCGTCGAGTTCCGCCTGCGTCATTACCTCCGGATGCTTGTCCAGCAGGTTGGCGCGCAGGTAGGCCAGGAACTGCTCGGTGGTGGCGGACTGGAACGCATGCTGGTCGAACCAGCCGCGCAGGAACGGATCGAACACTTCGCGGCCGGCGCGCTGCTCGAGCGTGCGCAGGAACCACGCGCCTTTCGGGTAGGCGAGTGCTTCGTCGGTGTACGTGTCCGGGTTGACGTCCGGGTCACGCGTGAGCAGGGCCTGCTTCGCCGCCGGAATATCCTTCAGCGAAGCCAGCGCTTCTTCCTGCTCCACCTGCAGGTTCATCTCGGCGGCCTCGGCGCCGTAGAGGATCTCGATGATCCGCGTCGTCACGTAGGTGGTGAAACCTTCGTTGAGCCACCAGTGCTTCCACGAGGCGTTGGTGACGAGGTTGCCGGACCACGAATGCGCCAGTTCGTGCGCGATCAGGTCGTTCAGGCTGCGGTCGCCGGCGATCATCGTCGGCGTCAGGAACGTCATCCGCGGGTTTTCCATGCCGCCGATCGGGAACGACGGCGGCAGCACGATCATGTCGTAGCGCCCCCACCGGTAAGGGCCATACAGCGATTCGGCGGCGGCGATCATTTTCTCGGTATCGGCCAGCTCGAACGCGGCCGCCTCGATGCGGCCGGGTTCCGCATACACGGCCGAACGCGGGCCGACGCTGCGCACATCGATCTCGCCGATGGCGATCGCCAGCAGGTAGGACGGTACCGGCTGCGGCATGCGGAACTTCCAGCCGCCGGCACCGGTGGATTGCGGATCGTTCTCGGCGCTCATCACCACGCGCATGCCGGCCGGCGCCTCGATGCGCGCGCTGTAGGTGAAGCGCACGGCCGGCGTATCCTGCACCGGCGCCCACGAGCGGGCCTCGATCGCCTGCGACTGGCTGAACATGAACGGCCGCTTGCCGGACAGCGTCTGCACCGGCGTCAGCCACTGCAGCGCACCGGCGGTGGCTGCGGTGCGGTAGTACACACGCACCTTCTTCGGCTGGCTGCGCAGCGAGATGCGCAGCGCCTGGCCCTTCTTCGGATCGGCGCGATCGAGCATGTACGAGGCCGGCGCCCAGCGGCCATCGTCGTTCTGCACCTGCACGCGCGCGATCGACAGCTGGCGCGTGTCGAGCACCAGCGTGCGCACGTTCTTGTCCAGCCAGTTCAGCGTCAGCTCGGCGTAGCCGGAAAGCGTCTTGCGGCCGAAGTCCGCCTTCAGGTCGAGGTACAGGTCCGTGGTGCGCACCTCGTTGTAGCGTGCGTAGCTGAGCGGATCCTGGGCGTGGGCGCTCGTTGCGAGCAGTGCCAGCGCGGCGGATATCGCCAGGCGCAGAGAAGGTTTTCGCATGTGCTTCCTTTAAATTTTCATCAAGCTGGCACCGGGATCGCCGGTGCGGGCGCGGTGCAGAATAGCATATGGCATGGCATTTCCGCCCTGCCCCGGCACCGACTCTGCTATCATGGCGCCCGTTCTTTGGGGAGTAGCCTCCTTCCCCGCGCATCGCACGGCGTCCGCACCATTGCGGCACCATCGCGGCATGCGCGGGAAGAACCTGCGTCAACACAATCGGTCCGCAGACCGTGGCGCAGGTGGCCGGCGCGATTGTCTATCGGCGCGGGCCTGGCGAGACCAATGATCCACGGGCGGCCGCATACACCAAGGGGCCGGGACCGCCCATGGATCCTTGGTTAACATCCGGCCCCCAGCCACCTACATGGAAGCCTTCCTCGTCTCCACGGGCATCGTCGCCCTCGCCGAAATCGGCGACAAGACCCAGCTGCTCGCCTTCGTCCTCGCCGCCCAGTTCCGGCGCCCGCTGCCGATCGTCGGCGGCATCTTCGTCGCCACCGTCGTCAATCACTTCTGCGCGGCCGCCGTCGGCACCTGGCTGACCGACCTGCTGGGCCCCGGCGCGCTGCGCTGGATCCTGGGCGTGGGCTTCATCGCGATGGCCGCCTGGATCATGGTGCCGGACGAGCTCGACGAGGACGATACCCCGGCCAGCCGCTATGGCGTGTTCACCGCCACGCTGGTCGCCTTCTTCCTGGCCGAGATGGGCGACAAGACGCAGATCGCCACCGTGGCGCTGGCCGCCCGCTTCGATGCGCTGATCCCGGTGGTCGTCGGCACCACGCTGGGCATGATGCTGGCCAACGTGCCCGCCGTGTACCTCGGCAAGCGCGCCGCCACCGCCGTCAACCTGAAGCTGGTGCACGGCATCGCCGCCGTGATCTTCGTGGTGCTGGGGGTGGCGACGCTGATGGGCGCGGGCACCGCCGTGGGGTTGTAAACCCTGGGCAATGCCGGCGCACGCTTACCCCAGCGGCGTAGCCCCGGGGTGAGACCTCCGCCAGCGCTGGCGGCGAGCTCCGCCGCCGGCGCCAAAGGGGATCTGACCCCTGCGCCTGCCGTTGGTTGATCAGGCCGGCGGCAAACGCAGTTCGACGGCGTGCTCGCGCCCGTCGTCGACCAGCGCGATCTCGTTGCCGTCCTGCGCAACGCCGTCGACAGCCAGCCCGGCCGCGCCCCGCGTCACCCGGATGATGTAGTTCGCCGAGCCATGGCGATACGACAGCGCGAAGCCGTCCCACTCGTCCGGCACCCGCGGCGCCAGTGCCAGCCGGTCGCCGTTGCGCGTCACGCCCAGCAGCGATTCGAGGATCAGCCGGTACATCCAGCCGGACGATCCCGTATACCAGCTCCAGCCGCCGCGCCCCACGTGCGGCTCCACCGCGTAGATGTCGGCCGTCACCACATAGGGCTCCACCTTGTAGATGGCGGCGTTCTCCGCGCTGGACGCGTGCTGCACCGGGTTGATCAGCCGCATCAGCTCCCATGCCTTCGCGGTATCGCCCATCCTGGCGAACGCCATCACGGTCCACACCGCGGCGTGCGTGTACTGGCCGCCGTTTTCGCGCACGCCCGGCACGTAGCCCTGGATATAGCCGGGGTTCGGGTCGGCCTTGTCGAACGGCGGGTCGAGCAGCTGGATCAGGCCGAAGTCGCGCTTGACCAGCCGCGCGTCGACCTGCGCCATCGCGCCCTTCACGCGTTCCGGATCGGCCGCGCCCGACAGCACGCCCCAGCTCTGCGAGATCGAGTCGATCTGGCATTCCTCGTTTTCGTGCGAGCCGAGCGGGGTGCCGTCGTCGAAGTAGGCGCGGCGATACCACTGGCCGTCCCACGCGTTCTGTTCGACATTGGCCGCCAGCTTCCTGGCTTCCTCCAGGCATTCATCGGCAAAGACCGCATCGCCGCGCCGCCCCGCCACCACGGCGAACTGCTGCAGCACGTCGATCAGGAACCATGCCAGCCACACGCTTTCGCCCTTGCCTTCGGCACCCACCTTGTCCATGCCGTCGTTCCAGTCGCAGGAACCGATCAGCGGCAGGCCGTGCACGCCGAAGCGCAGGCCGTGGCGGATCGCGCGCACGCAGTGTTCATACAGCGGCCCGGCCTGCGGCGATTTGCCCGGCATGTCGTAATACGAATCCTCGTCCGGCTTGACCGGGCGGCCATCGAGGTAGTGGGCCTGCTCGTCGAGCACCGCCATGTCGCCGGTCACCTGCACGTAGCGGGCCGTGGCCAGCGGCAGCCACAGGTAATCGTCCGAGCAGTGCGTGCGCACGCCACGGTCGGATGGCGGATGCCACCAGTGCTGCACGTCGCCCTCGGCGAACTGGTGCGCCGCGCACAGCACCAGGTGCTCGCGCAGCAGTTGCGGCTCGGTATGCACCATCGCCATCGCATCCTGCAGCTGGTCGCGGTAGCCGAAAGCGCCGCCGGACTGGTAATAGCCGCTGCGTGCCCACAGCCGGCAGGCGATGGTCTGGTACATCAGCCAGCCGTTGGCGATCACGTCCAGCGCCGGGTCGGGCGTGGCGATCTGCACCGCGCCCAGCGTGGCGTGCCAGTGCGCGTGCACCGCGGCCAGTGCTTCCCGCGCGGCGCCCGCGCCGCCATGCTTCTGCACCATCGTGCTGGCATCGGCATTGCGGCGCCCGCCCATGCCGAGCACGAACACGAGTTCGCGCTCTTCGCCAGGCAACAGCTCGAACGGCACCTGCAGCGCCCCGCAGCTGTCCAGGCCGGTACCGACCTTGCCCGACAGCCGCTGCCGCCGCAGCGCGGCCGGGCTGGCCAGCGTGCCATTGCGGCCCAGGAATTCGGTGCGGTCGGTCGTGACCGTGCGGGTGGCCGCGTCGACATTGAAGAACGCCACCCGGCCGGAGAACTCGGTGTTGTACGGGTTGCGGGCGAACAAGGCGCCGCTGACGCCATCCTGTTCCGTCACCAGGTGCATGCCCGATTTCGAACGCATTTCCCCCAGCACCCATTCGACATAGCCGGTGGCCGACAGCTTGCGCGGCACCAGCGACACGTTGCGCACCTTCAGCACCGTGTAGCGTACCGGCGCATCGGTCGACACATACGTCGTCAGCGCCGACGTGATGCCGGCCTCGGTGTGCTCGAACGTGCTGTAGCCGAAGCCGTGGCGCGTCACGTAGTCGCCGCTGCCGCGTGCCGGCAGCGGGGTCGGCGACCAGAAGTGGCCGCTGCTCTCGTCGCGCAGGTAGAACGCCTCGCCGCTGGCATCGGTGACCGGGTCGTTGTGCCATGGCGTGAGCCGGAATTCATGGGCGTTTTCGTGCCACGTGTAAGCCTGCCCGCTTTCCGAGATCACGCTGCCGAACTGCGCATTGGCCAGCACGTTCGACCACGGCGCCGGCGTAACGCGGCCATGGCCGGTGACGATCACGTACTCGCGCCCGTCCGGCGTGAAGCCGCCGAAGCCGTTCCACAGGATCAGGTCGTGCGGGATGTGCGTCGCCGGGCCGGCATCGTCGTATTCGCCGCGGCTGTCTGCCAGCAGCGGCGGCATGCGCAGCGCCGGCGGGCCGGAGCGCTTGATCTGCTCGGCCAGCGGGCCGCGCGCGTCGTTGACGATCACCCGGGCCACGGTCTGCAGCAGGATGCGGTCTTCGCTCGAGATCTGTTCCAGCGGCCGCACGAAGATGCCGCCGGGGCGGTCGATCGCCTGCGCATCGATGCCCGAAGCGATCATGCCGATGATCTGGTCGTACAGCGCCTGGCGGTAGCCGGACGTATCCTCGAACCAGATCACCAGGTCGACCACCAGGCCCTTCAGGCGCCAGTACGAGTGCGCCTGCACCATCTGCCGCGCCACTTCGATGTTGGCCGAATCCTTCACCTGCAGCAGCACGATCGGCAGGTCGCCGGAAATGGCGTACGGCCACAGGCCGGACTGGCCGCGCCCGTTCCTGATCAGCACCGAAGGCTCTGCGCGCAGCGCCGCGTTCGGATAGATCACGTGGTTCGCCAGGCGGCTGTAGAGCTGGCCGTCCGCCTCGCTGGCGTTCAGCTGGCGCAGCACGACCTGGCTGTGCGTCCAGGCCAGCTCGAACACGCGGTCGGCCATGTGGCGGTCCTGGTACTTGTCGATCAGGTGCCGCGCCGCTTCGCGCGTTTCCGTCATGCCGGTGGCGATGTCCACCGTGGCCACCTGGTCCGGCTGCAGCGTGATGCGGTAGCGGATCGCCACCGCCGGGTCCAGCACGGAGCCGTGGCCGCCGGCCAGCGGGCCCGGCTCGACCAGCGCGCGCGGCGCCCGCACGGTGTTGCCGCGGCCGATGAAGTGCGCGCGGTCCGTTTCGTAAGACACCTCGACCACTTCGGCATCGTGCACCGTCATCACGTGCAGCATGAAGGGTGGCTGCTCGTCCTTGCCGCGCGGGCGGCGCGTGCACAGGATCGCGCTCTCGTCGCGAATGATCTCGGTCTGCACGAACAGCTTGGAAAATGCCGGGTGCGCCGCGTCGGCGGCGGCCGGCGCCATTACCACTTCGGCAAAGCTGGTCAGCTCGATCGTGCGCGGCCGTGTCGAATTGTTCGTCACGCGCAGCCGGCGCATCTCGATATCGTCTTCCGGCGAGACCACGATTTCGGTGTACAGGTCGATGCCGCGGTCGCTGCGCCGGAACTCGGCGCGGCCTTCGGAGAAGATCACTTCGTAGTGGTCCGGTTCGGCCAGCGTGGGCTGGTAGGTGTTCGACCAGAAGTGCCCTTCCTCGTCGCGCACGTAGCAGAACTGGCCCCAGTTGTCGCGCGTGGTGTCCTCGCGCCAGCGCGTTACCGCGAGATCGCGCCAGCGGCTGTAGCTGCCGCCGGCGGCGGTGACCATCACGTGGTAGCGCCCGTTCGACAGCAGCTGCACTTCCGGTATCGGCGTGTTCGGCTGCGTCAGCACGCGCACCGGCGCGGCCTGGTCGTGCGACGTGGAGCGCACCGCCGCGGCCTGCTCGGAACTGCTCGAGAAGAACGCGCCGATGCGCGGGCTGCGTTCCTGCAGCATCAGCAGCGCCGACTGCAGCATCGGGTCCGATTCGAAGCGGCGCTGCATCGGCCGGTCGTGCAGCAGGTAGGACAGCGACAGCAGGCCCATGCCCTGGTGGTGCACCATGAAAGACTTGACGACCGCGAACGCCTGGCCGCGCGGCAGCCGCGCCGGCGTATAGTCGACCGCCTCGTAGAAGCCATAGCGGCCCATGAAGCCGAGGCCGGCCATCTTCTGCAGGTTCTGGCACGCCGCCTCCGGCTCGACCATCAGCGCCATCATCGAGGCATAGGGGGCAATCACCAGGTCGTCAGCCAGGCCGCGCTTCATGCCAGTGCCGGGCACGCCGAAGGCGCGGTACTGGTAGTTCATCGCCGCGTCCATCGTGGTGTAACCGGATTCCGAAACGCCCCACGGCACATTGCGCTGCCGGCCGTATTCGATCTGCGCCGCCACCACCGAATGGTAGGTCTGGTCCAGCAGGGTATCCGGATAGGTCGGCATCACCAGCAGCGGCATCAGGTACTCGAACATCGAGCCGCTCCACGACAGCAGCACCGGCTGGCCGTGCACGATGCACAACTGCCGGCCGAGCGCGAACCAGTGCTCCTGCGGCAGCTGGCCCTGCGCCACGGCCACGTAGCTGGCCAGCCGCGATTCGGAGGCGAGCAGGTCGTAATAGCTGGCGTCGAGCCGGCGTTCGCTGACGTTGTAGCCGATCGCCAGCAGCCTGGTGGTGCGGTTGTACAGGAAGCCGTAGTCGACGTGCGCCAGGTCGCGGGCCTGTGCCGCCAGCGCCAGCATCGTGCCGATGCGTTCGCGCGCCACGGCCGCGCCCTGCTCCACCAGCACACCGAGCTGTTCGCGGCGCTCGCGCTCGCCCGGCGCCAGGTCGGACAGCGGCGCGCCGGCCGGCGGATAGGCGGCCAGTTCGCGCAGGGTCGGGATCTTCAGCAACGAGGTATCGAGGAGCGTGCCGGTGCCGCCGGCAATCCACGGTGCCAGCGCATTGAGTTCATCGAGCGCGGTGCGGCACTGCGCGGCCAGCGCGCCGGCCCACATCCGCGCCGTGGCCGCCGTGTCGCTTCCCGCCAGGGCAGGCTGCGCGGCAAAGGCCTCGGCGCCGGCGGTGGCCCGCTCGAGCCAGGCGCGCAGTTCCGGCAAATTGGACGGATACAAAGGTTGTTGCGGCGCGATGGCTTCCTGCAGCGCCGCCAGCGCCCCGGTGTCGAGTCCTTCGACCCCGGCGGCCGCCTCCTGCAGCACGCGCAGCGTGGTTTCCAGGCCGGTGCCGATCTGCGGCCCGAGGACCGGATCGTCCGCCGCGTTCAGCAGCGCGGCCTGCAATGTCAGCAAATGGCCGGTCAGGTTGCCGCTGTCCACGGCCGACACGTACATCGGATGCAGCGGCTTTTTCGATTGCGTGTCGTACCAGTTATAGAAATGGCCCTGGTAGCGTTCCAGTCCGGCCATCGAATCGAGCGTGTTGCGGGTACGCTGCAGCATTTGCGCCAGTGTCACATAGCCGAAGTCGTAGGCGCTCACATTGGCCAGCAGCGCCATGCCAATGTTGGTGGGCGACGTGCGGTGCGCGATCACGGTACCCGGATGTTCCTGCACGTTATCCGGCGGCAGCCAGTTGTCGTCCGGCCCCACAAAGGCGTCGAACCATGCCCAGGTCTTGCGCGCCAGCGCGTGCAGGAACTCGCGCTGGTCGCCGGTCAGTTGCGCCGCCAGGCGCTCGACCGGGCGGCTGATCCACCATGCGACCACCGGGGCGACCAGCCAGGCAACCAGGAAAATGGCGGCGGCCTCGAACGCCTTGACGCGCCACAGCGCCAGCCCGGCGCCGACCGCCAGCGCCAGCACGGGCGACATCCACATCGCCCGCCAGCTGGCGACCAGCCCGCCGTTCGCGTGCGACAGCGCCGACGGGCGCCATTGCAGCAGGTGCTTCTTCGAAACCAGCAGGCGCCACGTGGTGCGCGCGACGGCATCGAGGCTGATGTAGGCCTCGTACGGCAGGAATACCAGCGACAGGACGCCGTGCGCGAAGTGCAGCGCGCTGCGGCGCAGCGAATTGGGCAGGTGCTGCCGCCACAGGGTATCGGGCGACTTGTGCGCCAGGTCGTACAGCGCGGCGGCGATGGCCGGCACGAAGATGATGGCCAGCACCATGCTGGTATAGAACCACGGGTGCGGCAGCACGGCGAAGGCGAACAGCAGCGACAGCGTCAGTGCCGGCGCCACCAGGCTGCGGCGCAGGTTGTCGAACAGCTTCCAGCGCGACAGCGGCGACAGCGGATTCTTTTCACGCGCGCCGGTGGCCGTCGGTACCCGGCCGAACAGCCACCCGGCCAGTTGCCAGTCGCCGCGGATCCAGCGGTGGCGGCGGCTCACATCCTCGCGGTAGCGCTGCGGATACTGCTCGTACAGCTGGGCATCGGACAGCAGTCCGGCCCGCAGGTAGCAGCCCTCCAGCAGGTCGTGCGACAGGATGCGGTTTTCCGGGAAGCGTTCGCCCAGTGTCCGCTCGAACACGTCCAGGTCGTAGATGCCCTTGCCGATGAACGATCCCTCGGCGAACACGTCCTGGTAGACGTCGGATACGGTGCGCGTATAGGGATCGATGCCCGGCTCGCCGCCGCACAGCCGTTCGTACCGCGAAGCATTCGGGCTGGGCAGGCTGACGGCCACGCGCGGCTGCAGGATGCCGTAGCCGGAGACCACGCGGTTGGTGCGCGGATCGATCCTGGGCTGGTTCAGCGGGTGCCGCATCGTGGCGATGAACTGGCGCGCCGAGTCGCGCGCCAGCTGTGTGTCCGCGTCCAGCGTAATCACGTATTTCACCGTCAGCAGCTGGCCGCTTTCGCCGGCGACGAGCACGAAGCGGTCGCGCGCGCCGCCGCGCAGGAAGCGGTTCAGGTCGGCCAGCTTGCCGCGCTTGCGTTCATGGCCCATCCACGTGTGCTCGGCCGGGTTCCACAGCCGGGGCCGGTGCAGCAGCGTGAAGGGCGTCCTGTTCTCGTCGCGGCCGTATTTGCGGTTCAGCTCGTCGATATGCGCCTTGGCCCGTTCGAGCAGGGGC
Above is a window of Pseudoduganella dura DNA encoding:
- a CDS encoding M1 family metallopeptidase, producing MRKPSLRLAISAALALLATSAHAQDPLSYARYNEVRTTDLYLDLKADFGRKTLSGYAELTLNWLDKNVRTLVLDTRQLSIARVQVQNDDGRWAPASYMLDRADPKKGQALRISLRSQPKKVRVYYRTAATAGALQWLTPVQTLSGKRPFMFSQSQAIEARSWAPVQDTPAVRFTYSARIEAPAGMRVVMSAENDPQSTGAGGWKFRMPQPVPSYLLAIAIGEIDVRSVGPRSAVYAEPGRIEAAAFELADTEKMIAAAESLYGPYRWGRYDMIVLPPSFPIGGMENPRMTFLTPTMIAGDRSLNDLIAHELAHSWSGNLVTNASWKHWWLNEGFTTYVTTRIIEILYGAEAAEMNLQVEQEEALASLKDIPAAKQALLTRDPDVNPDTYTDEALAYPKGAWFLRTLEQRAGREVFDPFLRGWFDQHAFQSATTEQFLAYLRANLLDKHPEVMTQAELDEWLYGAGIPAAAQRVVSQRFQAVDAQRATWLKGEQATADLTARSWGAAEWMHFLNDIDNKASAAQLRELDQTFALKTSKNNEIAYRFYLASVHAGYNVRDQLETFLMSVGRQKFVVPLYAALLKNPQDAAWARGVFAKARARYHPETQKSVDKLLKK
- a CDS encoding TMEM165/GDT1 family protein; the encoded protein is MEAFLVSTGIVALAEIGDKTQLLAFVLAAQFRRPLPIVGGIFVATVVNHFCAAAVGTWLTDLLGPGALRWILGVGFIAMAAWIMVPDELDEDDTPASRYGVFTATLVAFFLAEMGDKTQIATVALAARFDALIPVVVGTTLGMMLANVPAVYLGKRAATAVNLKLVHGIAAVIFVVLGVATLMGAGTAVGL
- a CDS encoding GH36-type glycosyl hydrolase domain-containing protein; this translates as MKEHLKLWPGLAAGFQEAAPGSAAPDTEEDLPLRAELYSAQQMAHHGRTLAEAHVLSRRGGPDRLLARLADNARLLRGTADELTAAVKEGRQITPASEWLLDNYYLIEEQIRIARRHLPKDYSKELPRLAKGAAEGTPRVYKLALEVIAHGDGRVDPESLCRFVEAYQELAPLKLGELWAIPIMLRLALLENLRRVAARVAENRYQRDLANTWADGMVEIADKNPSGLILLVADMARSNPPITSGFVAELARRLQGQSPALTLALTWVTYRLAESGQTIEQQIQAEIGQQAADQVSIANTIGSLRFVGTMDWQEFVETMSTVERALRDDPSGIYGAMDFATRDQYRHVVEKIARGSKLSEAQVAEAAVELARTHGGSDDPRHGHVGFYLIDKGVLLLEQKVARRRTPREALRATVRAAPLTSYLGAIAALSVIATALMVERAVRDGVAGWEIAVLAILGLMGSSQLALALVNWVATLVTHPSPLPRMDFKEGIPSDARAAVVVPSLFYSADNVDELCEQLEVRFLANRDPNLHFCLLSDFADAQSETLPTDAPLLERAKAHIDELNRKYGRDENRTPFTLLHRPRLWNPAEHTWMGHERKRGKLADLNRFLRGGARDRFVLVAGESGQLLTVKYVITLDADTQLARDSARQFIATMRHPLNQPRIDPRTNRVVSGYGILQPRVAVSLPSPNASRYERLCGGEPGIDPYTRTVSDVYQDVFAEGSFIGKGIYDLDVFERTLGERFPENRILSHDLLEGCYLRAGLLSDAQLYEQYPQRYREDVSRRHRWIRGDWQLAGWLFGRVPTATGAREKNPLSPLSRWKLFDNLRRSLVAPALTLSLLFAFAVLPHPWFYTSMVLAIIFVPAIAAALYDLAHKSPDTLWRQHLPNSLRRSALHFAHGVLSLVFLPYEAYISLDAVARTTWRLLVSKKHLLQWRPSALSHANGGLVASWRAMWMSPVLALAVGAGLALWRVKAFEAAAIFLVAWLVAPVVAWWISRPVERLAAQLTGDQREFLHALARKTWAWFDAFVGPDDNWLPPDNVQEHPGTVIAHRTSPTNIGMALLANVSAYDFGYVTLAQMLQRTRNTLDSMAGLERYQGHFYNWYDTQSKKPLHPMYVSAVDSGNLTGHLLTLQAALLNAADDPVLGPQIGTGLETTLRVLQEAAAGVEGLDTGALAALQEAIAPQQPLYPSNLPELRAWLERATAGAEAFAAQPALAGSDTAATARMWAGALAAQCRTALDELNALAPWIAGGTGTLLDTSLLKIPTLRELAAYPPAGAPLSDLAPGERERREQLGVLVEQGAAVARERIGTMLALAAQARDLAHVDYGFLYNRTTRLLAIGYNVSERRLDASYYDLLASESRLASYVAVAQGQLPQEHWFALGRQLCIVHGQPVLLSWSGSMFEYLMPLLVMPTYPDTLLDQTYHSVVAAQIEYGRQRNVPWGVSESGYTTMDAAMNYQYRAFGVPGTGMKRGLADDLVIAPYASMMALMVEPEAACQNLQKMAGLGFMGRYGFYEAVDYTPARLPRGQAFAVVKSFMVHHQGMGLLSLSYLLHDRPMQRRFESDPMLQSALLMLQERSPRIGAFFSSSSEQAAAVRSTSHDQAAPVRVLTQPNTPIPEVQLLSNGRYHVMVTAAGGSYSRWRDLAVTRWREDTTRDNWGQFCYVRDEEGHFWSNTYQPTLAEPDHYEVIFSEGRAEFRRSDRGIDLYTEIVVSPEDDIEMRRLRVTNNSTRPRTIELTSFAEVVMAPAAADAAHPAFSKLFVQTEIIRDESAILCTRRPRGKDEQPPFMLHVMTVHDAEVVEVSYETDRAHFIGRGNTVRAPRALVEPGPLAGGHGSVLDPAVAIRYRITLQPDQVATVDIATGMTETREAARHLIDKYQDRHMADRVFELAWTHSQVVLRQLNASEADGQLYSRLANHVIYPNAALRAEPSVLIRNGRGQSGLWPYAISGDLPIVLLQVKDSANIEVARQMVQAHSYWRLKGLVVDLVIWFEDTSGYRQALYDQIIGMIASGIDAQAIDRPGGIFVRPLEQISSEDRILLQTVARVIVNDARGPLAEQIKRSGPPALRMPPLLADSRGEYDDAGPATHIPHDLILWNGFGGFTPDGREYVIVTGHGRVTPAPWSNVLANAQFGSVISESGQAYTWHENAHEFRLTPWHNDPVTDASGEAFYLRDESSGHFWSPTPLPARGSGDYVTRHGFGYSTFEHTEAGITSALTTYVSTDAPVRYTVLKVRNVSLVPRKLSATGYVEWVLGEMRSKSGMHLVTEQDGVSGALFARNPYNTEFSGRVAFFNVDAATRTVTTDRTEFLGRNGTLASPAALRRQRLSGKVGTGLDSCGALQVPFELLPGEERELVFVLGMGGRRNADASTMVQKHGGAGAAREALAAVHAHWHATLGAVQIATPDPALDVIANGWLMYQTIACRLWARSGYYQSGGAFGYRDQLQDAMAMVHTEPQLLREHLVLCAAHQFAEGDVQHWWHPPSDRGVRTHCSDDYLWLPLATARYVQVTGDMAVLDEQAHYLDGRPVKPDEDSYYDMPGKSPQAGPLYEHCVRAIRHGLRFGVHGLPLIGSCDWNDGMDKVGAEGKGESVWLAWFLIDVLQQFAVVAGRRGDAVFADECLEEARKLAANVEQNAWDGQWYRRAYFDDGTPLGSHENEECQIDSISQSWGVLSGAADPERVKGAMAQVDARLVKRDFGLIQLLDPPFDKADPNPGYIQGYVPGVRENGGQYTHAAVWTVMAFARMGDTAKAWELMRLINPVQHASSAENAAIYKVEPYVVTADIYAVEPHVGRGGWSWYTGSSGWMYRLILESLLGVTRNGDRLALAPRVPDEWDGFALSYRHGSANYIIRVTRGAAGLAVDGVAQDGNEIALVDDGREHAVELRLPPA